ACTCTACCAACTGCGTCGAACTTAACAAGGGCTGAAAGCCCGAAGTTAAGTAAGACCAACAAGCGTAGCGACGTTAGTTAAGCCCGCATAATTTAGATCTAATTTAATTATAGTAGAAAAAATAGATTTTAACATCTCGCTCACAAAGCTAACGGGCTTTTGGCCAGCGCTTTTTTCTCCTGTTCACGCCGCAAAATATCCTGCGCTGCTGCGCCGGCCATAATGTCTCGAGCCAGCTCCAGTAAAAGCAGCTTCTTATTCAGACTGCGTTTTTCCACCACGACTTCCAGCAAAGTTTCCAGCACGCGGCCGACTTCCGCGCCGCGCGGCCCCAGCCCCATGATGTCAATGCCGTCGACTTTGAGATCGGCGATCTCCAGCGAGGCTTTGTCCACATCGAGGTCGTAGCGCAAAAGTTTGTCGATCCAGCGGTTGAGTTTTTTCTCCAAAATCACCGTGCGCACCTCGGGATGCTCGCGCACGACCGCCGCCCAGCGCACCTGCTTGTCCAGTTCATTCAACGCCGGCCAGCCCAGCAAAGCCGCGCCGTTATCCGGCGCGTCGCTCAGGAGCATTTTATTTAATTCCTCAAAGATCCTTTCTTTGGCCGCCAGATCCAAAAAATCCGGCAGACGCGCGGCCACTTCGCGGGCGGTATTTTCTTCCAGCGTGAAATTTTCCGCGGCGGTATTTTTTTCCGGATCAGCTTGAACCGACAGTGTGGCGAGAAAACGCAAAGCCCGCAGGACACGCAGGCCGTCTTCCGTAAAACGCCGCGCCGGATCGCCGACCGTGCGCAAAATTTTGTTCCGTAGATCTTCCAGTCCGTTGAACTCATCGATCAACTCATTGGCGGCCGGACTATAAGCCAGCGCGTTGATCGTAAAATCGCGCCGCGCCACATCCTCACGGATATCTTTGGTATAGACGATCGCGTCAGGATGGCGGCTATCGGAATAACCAGTCTCTTTACGAAAAGTCGTGATCTGATAATGCCCGCCGTTGAAACGCGCCGTGATCGTGCCGTAAGCCTTGCCGGTCGGCAGCGAATCCGGGAAAATTTCCTCGATCTGTTCCGGCAGAGCATCCGTCGCCAGATCAATATCTTTAGCGGAATCACCGCGCAGAATATCGCGCAGCGCGCCGCCGACCACAAAACAGGCGAAATCTTTTTCCGCCAAAACCGCGGCCAGGTCTTTCACGTTTTGCGGGAGATATTCTCCCAATTTTTTCGCTTTTAGAAACACTGGCAACCTCTTTCCTGAATTCTGAAGCCTCGCTTTTTCACCGCTGGCAGGATTTGGCCAGGGGTTCAACGGCAAGATTTTAACATCAATATTTGGTACAATAAAGCCGCCAAATTGTTTTTACCCAAAGGAGAGACAAAATGATCGGCATTATCATGGGCAGTAAATCGGATCTGGAAATAATGAAAGAAGCCACGGAAATTTTGGATAAGCTCGGCGCCGCGTATGAAATGGAGATCGCCAGCGCGCACCGCAATCCCGAAAAGGTCAGCGCGTTTGCGCGGAGCGCGTCCCAAAAATATAAATGTATCATCGCGGGCGCGGGCAAAGCCGCGCATTTGCCGGGTGTTATCGCCGGCCAGACCACGCTGCCGGTCATTGGCGTGCCGATCAAAACTTCCGATCTGGGCGGTTTGGATTCACTGCTCTCTATTGTGCAAATGCCCAAAGGCGTGCCGGTCGCCACGGTTGCGATCAACGGCGCGCAGAACGCCGGCATTCTGGCCGCGCAGATCTGCGCTTTGACCGACGCCAGGCTTGCTCAAGCCGTCGCGGCCTACAAAGAATCCCTCAAAGCCTGATATGCCTTTCAACTGGCTGGACGGACTGATTACGATCATTTTAGCCGTCAATATGTTGTACGGACTGCGCCGCGGACTGCTGCGCAGTTTTTTCGGCGCGCTGGGCGCTTTGTTCGGACTGCTGTTTTGTATTTTCGGCGCGCCGGCCAGCGCGGAACTTTTGCAGGCGTTTAAAATTCCCGGCACGGCGGCTTATATTACCGCGCTGCTGATTATTTTCGTCATAATTTATTTTCTGATCAACGAGATCGGCCGGCACCTGCAGGCTATTATCAAAAACACCGCGCTACAAACGCTCGATCAGGTCTGCGGATTATTCGGTGGCTTGGGCAAGGGAGTTTTGTACACGCTCTTTATCATCTTCCCGCTGTGGAATAATATTTTCCTCTCGCCGGCCATGACCAAAACTTTTCTGGAATCCG
This genomic interval from Candidatus Margulisiibacteriota bacterium contains the following:
- the purE gene encoding 5-(carboxyamino)imidazole ribonucleotide mutase, with product MIGIIMGSKSDLEIMKEATEILDKLGAAYEMEIASAHRNPEKVSAFARSASQKYKCIIAGAGKAAHLPGVIAGQTTLPVIGVPIKTSDLGGLDSLLSIVQMPKGVPVATVAINGAQNAGILAAQICALTDARLAQAVAAYKESLKA
- a CDS encoding CCA tRNA nucleotidyltransferase, with translation MFLKAKKLGEYLPQNVKDLAAVLAEKDFACFVVGGALRDILRGDSAKDIDLATDALPEQIEEIFPDSLPTGKAYGTITARFNGGHYQITTFRKETGYSDSRHPDAIVYTKDIREDVARRDFTINALAYSPAANELIDEFNGLEDLRNKILRTVGDPARRFTEDGLRVLRALRFLATLSVQADPEKNTAAENFTLEENTAREVAARLPDFLDLAAKERIFEELNKMLLSDAPDNGAALLGWPALNELDKQVRWAAVVREHPEVRTVILEKKLNRWIDKLLRYDLDVDKASLEIADLKVDGIDIMGLGPRGAEVGRVLETLLEVVVEKRSLNKKLLLLELARDIMAGAAAQDILRREQEKKALAKSPLAL
- a CDS encoding CvpA family protein — encoded protein: MPFNWLDGLITIILAVNMLYGLRRGLLRSFFGALGALFGLLFCIFGAPASAELLQAFKIPGTAAYITALLIIFVIIYFLINEIGRHLQAIIKNTALQTLDQVCGLFGGLGKGVLYTLFIIFPLWNNIFLSPAMTKTFLESALVNKGWPLVRFSEPLIQDLFHHAAGNWQKYHSALPKRLIAPPPGLLETISAPPSLLPEYKSLIYY